TGATAGAGAGTATGGTGGTAATGAACATGCAGAGTCACCTGAGTGAACACCAGCCTGTTCAATATGCTCCATCACACCGCCGATAAAGACTTTACCGCCATCGCTAATACAGTCAACATCGCACTCAATCGCATCATTCAAGAAGCGATCTAGCAAGACAGGAGAATCATGAGAGACTTTAACCGCCTCACGCATATAACGCTCTAAGTCGCGGCCATCATGAACGATTTCCATTGCTCGCCCACCAAGAACATATGACGGACGAACAACTAATGGATAGCCTATCTCTTCTGCAAGCTTTAAGGCCTCATCCTCAGTACGTGCAGTACGATTTGGTGGTTGACGCAAGCCCAAATCATGCAAGAGCTTCTGGAAGCGCTCACGATCCTCTGCGGCATCAATCATGTCCGGCGAAGTTCCAATAATTGGTACACCGTTACGCTCTAAGTCCAAAGCGAGTTTCAATGGTGTTTGTCCGCCGTACTGAACGATTACGCCTTTTGGCTTTTCTTTGGCAACAATTTCCAGAACATCTTCAAGCGTTAATGGCTCAAAGTACAAACGATCGGAAGTGTCATAGTCAGTAGAAACGGTCTCTGGATTGCAGTTGACCATGATAGTTTCATAGCCATCATCGCGCATTGCTAATGCCGCATGTACACAGCAATAATCAAACTCAATACCCTGACCAATTCGGTTAGGGCCACCACCCAAAACCATAATCTTTTGCTTATCAGTTGGACGTGATTCACATTCGCCATGCTCAGCTTCATATGTTGAATACATATAGGCCGTATTGGTTGAGAATTCAGCTGCGCAAGTATCCACACGCTTATAGACAGGAACCACCTTTAAACGATGGCGCGCTGCACGCACAGAGGATGCATCAACGCCAAGTAATTTTGCTAGGCGTCTATCAGAGAATCCTTTTTGCTTCACAAAGCGGAGCTCTGCAGCTGACAGGCTATCTACCTTACGCTGTTTGAGTTCAGCTTCAATCGTGATGAGTTCTTCGATCTGCTCCAAGAACCAAGGATCGATTTTGGTTTCGCTATAGACCTCATCTAGACCCATGCCCATGCGGAAGGCGTCTGCGAGATACCATATGCGATCAGGACCAGGTTCATTGATTTCATTAATAATGTCATCAAGATCTGAGGAAACCTCATCTAAACCATCAACGCCGACTTCGAGACCACGCAAAGCCTTCTGGAAGGACTCTTGGAATGTACGGCCAATCGCCATCACCTCACCAACAGACTTCATCTGCGTAGTTAAACGAGAATCAGCTTGAGGGAATTTCTCAAAAGCGAAGCGTGGAATCTTGGTCACAACATAGTCAATAGATGGCTCAAACGAAGCTGGTGTAGCACCGCCAGTAATATCGTTCTTTAGTTCATCTAATGTGTAACCAACGGCAAGTTTGGCTGCAATCTTGGCGATCGGAAATCCAGTCGCTTTAGAAGCTAGTGCGGATGAGCGAGAAACGCGAGGGTTCATTTCAATCACAATCATGCGTCCATCCACTGGATTGATTGAGAACTGAACGTTAGAACCGCCTGTATCTACACCAATCTCACGAAGAACAGCGATCGATGCATTTCGCATCAATTGATATTCTTTGTCTGTCAGAGTCTGCGCTGGCGCAACGGTAATCGAGTCACCTGTATGCACGCCCATCGGATCTAAGTTTTCAATGGAGCAAACAATAATGCAGTTGTCGTTGCGATCGCGCACCACTTCCATTTCGAACTCTTTCCAGCCCAAGAGAGACTCTTCAATCAAGAGTTCACGTGTTGGAGAGAGATCAAGACCACGTTTGCAAATCTCTTCGAATTCTTCACGGTTGTAGGCAATACCACCGCCTGATCCACCCATGGTGAATGAAGGGCGAATAACTACTGGAAATCCAGAGCTACCTGTTTCTTTCTGAATGCGCTGCTGTACTTCATGCGCTTCATCCATAGAATGCGCAATACCTGACTTTGCAGATCCGAGACCAATCTTGGTCATGGCATCCTTAAACTTTTGACGATCCTCTGCCTTATCAATCGCTTCTGGAGAGGCGCCAATTAATTCACAACCGTACTTTTCCAATACGCCATTGCGATGCAAATCAAGTGCGCAATTCAAGGCGGTTTGTCCACCCATTGTTGGCAAAATCGCATCCGGCTTTTCGGCTGCAATAATGCGTTCAACTACTTCCCAAGTGATTGGCTCGATGTAAGTTACATCAGCCATCTCTGGATCAGTCATGATGGTTGCAGGATTGCTGTTAACCAAAATGACTTTGTAACCTTCATCACGTAATGCCTTACAAGCTTGCGCGCCTGAATAGTCAAACTCACATGCTTGACCAATCACAATCGGTCCAGCACCAATAATCAAAATGCTCTTAATGTCGCTACGCTTAGGCATTATTTGCCCTCCTTCTTGCTGGCAGCATTCATGAGCTCCACAAAACGATCAAATAAATAGGCGATATCGTGAGGACCGGGTGAGGCCTCAGGGTGACCCTGGAAACACAGGGCTGGCTTGTCTTTCCATGCCAGACCCTGTAATGAGCCATCAAATAAAGAAACGTGAGTTACTCGCACATTACTTGGCAAGGTATTTGCATCTACTGCGAAACCGTGATTCTGTGAAGTAATGGCTACGCGACCAGTATCCAAATCTTTCACAGGATGGTTAGCGCCGTGATGACCAAATTTCATTTTTAAAGTTTTGGCACCAGCTGCTAATCCCATAATTTGGTGACCTAAGCAGATGCCGAAGGTTGGTACACCCTTTTCAATAATTTCCTTAGCGGCGGCAATGGCGTAATCACATGGGCCAGGATCGCCAGGACCATTTGAGAAAAATACGCCATCTGGGTTCATGGCCAGCACTTCAGCCGCAGGAGTCTGGGCCGGAACCACAGTAAGTTCACATCCACGCTCTGTGAGCATACGCAAAATGTTACGCTTAACACCAAAGTCGTAGGCAACTACTTTTTTGACGGGCTTGGATACATCCAATGACTTATAGGCAGGTTTTCCATTAGGGCCACAGAGTAACCATTCTGCTTCACGCCATTCATAAGGCTTCTTGGTTGTAACCACCTTCGCCAAATCAAGACCAGCCATTCCAGGGAAGGCTTTTGCTAATTCCAAGGCTTTTGCAGATAAAGATTCATAGCAATCGCCCAATTTGCCAGCAACAACCGCGCCAGATTGGGCGCCCTTATCTCGCAGGATGCGGGTGAGCTTACGAGTATCAATTCCGGAGATGCCGACAACACCTGCATTTGCAAGGTAACTATCGAGACTGGCTTCAGAGCGGAAGTTCGATACCCTTTTTGGTAAATCTTTTATTACTAAGCCAGCAGCATGGATTTGATCGGATTCTGCATCCTGGGCATTGACACCTACGTTACCAATATGGGGGTAAGTCAGAGTCACGATTTGTCGT
This DNA window, taken from Polynucleobacter sp. MWH-UH25E, encodes the following:
- the carB gene encoding carbamoyl-phosphate synthase large subunit, with protein sequence MPKRSDIKSILIIGAGPIVIGQACEFDYSGAQACKALRDEGYKVILVNSNPATIMTDPEMADVTYIEPITWEVVERIIAAEKPDAILPTMGGQTALNCALDLHRNGVLEKYGCELIGASPEAIDKAEDRQKFKDAMTKIGLGSAKSGIAHSMDEAHEVQQRIQKETGSSGFPVVIRPSFTMGGSGGGIAYNREEFEEICKRGLDLSPTRELLIEESLLGWKEFEMEVVRDRNDNCIIVCSIENLDPMGVHTGDSITVAPAQTLTDKEYQLMRNASIAVLREIGVDTGGSNVQFSINPVDGRMIVIEMNPRVSRSSALASKATGFPIAKIAAKLAVGYTLDELKNDITGGATPASFEPSIDYVVTKIPRFAFEKFPQADSRLTTQMKSVGEVMAIGRTFQESFQKALRGLEVGVDGLDEVSSDLDDIINEINEPGPDRIWYLADAFRMGMGLDEVYSETKIDPWFLEQIEELITIEAELKQRKVDSLSAAELRFVKQKGFSDRRLAKLLGVDASSVRAARHRLKVVPVYKRVDTCAAEFSTNTAYMYSTYEAEHGECESRPTDKQKIMVLGGGPNRIGQGIEFDYCCVHAALAMRDDGYETIMVNCNPETVSTDYDTSDRLYFEPLTLEDVLEIVAKEKPKGVIVQYGGQTPLKLALDLERNGVPIIGTSPDMIDAAEDRERFQKLLHDLGLRQPPNRTARTEDEALKLAEEIGYPLVVRPSYVLGGRAMEIVHDGRDLERYMREAVKVSHDSPVLLDRFLNDAIECDVDCISDGGKVFIGGVMEHIEQAGVHSGDSACSLPPYSLSDATVDEIKRQTAAMAKGLNVVGLMNVQFAIQNVYGKDVIYVLEVNPRASRTVPFVSKATGLQLAKIAARCMVGQTLDKQNIKSEVKPPYFSVKEAVFPFNKFPGIDPILGPEMRSTGEVMGVGKTFGEALFKSQLGAFIKLPKSGTVLLTVKDSDKPKAVEVAKLLHQLGFPMVATKGTAAAIEAAGLPVKLVNKVKDGRPHIVDFIKNGEISLVFTTVDETRTAIADSRSIRTSAQANGVTYYTTISAARAVMDGLLASQNGNKDSLEVYSLQNLHGTLI
- the carA gene encoding glutamine-hydrolyzing carbamoyl-phosphate synthase small subunit; this translates as MLPSFPPAVLALADGTIFPGFSIGAPGETAGEVVFNTALTGYQEIITDPSYSRQIVTLTYPHIGNVGVNAQDAESDQIHAAGLVIKDLPKRVSNFRSEASLDSYLANAGVVGISGIDTRKLTRILRDKGAQSGAVVAGKLGDCYESLSAKALELAKAFPGMAGLDLAKVVTTKKPYEWREAEWLLCGPNGKPAYKSLDVSKPVKKVVAYDFGVKRNILRMLTERGCELTVVPAQTPAAEVLAMNPDGVFFSNGPGDPGPCDYAIAAAKEIIEKGVPTFGICLGHQIMGLAAGAKTLKMKFGHHGANHPVKDLDTGRVAITSQNHGFAVDANTLPSNVRVTHVSLFDGSLQGLAWKDKPALCFQGHPEASPGPHDIAYLFDRFVELMNAASKKEGK